One segment of Tenrec ecaudatus isolate mTenEca1 chromosome 1, mTenEca1.hap1, whole genome shotgun sequence DNA contains the following:
- the LOC142446538 gene encoding uncharacterized protein LOC142446538, with the protein MNTILFEDVALDFSQDEWALLDFSQKKLYTDVMMETFQNLCSVFQQDNNGQNLSLKNDSWFSMLGIICEIHDSDYHQNKQERKNTLESLNATEEDREKAYKEHNQCGKTLSWIAEFTRLKRTSIGVTPSECKESGKAFMDHSSFKNQCTSHNGCKPDRYKKCGKTGHCPSYIKLHSRTLTGEQLWECKNCGELCSCSSSLTKHLKTHSRKKCCECKKCRYVSKFNTQLRNHSAERLFNSKKCGRAFNDSSAVSRHLRTHRREKPFECKECGKDFRYVSELSTHLRTHSGERPYDCKECGKAFIDSSTLTRHLRVHSGEKPYECKECGKSFCESSTLTNHLRTHSGERPYECKECGKAFSRSSYLRGHIKTHSGERPYNCQECGKAFSRFSNLKIHIRTHSGERPYECKECGKAFSQSSHLIIHIRTHIEERPYECKECGKVFSHISRLTRHLRTHNGERPYECKQCGKAFINSSCLTTHLRTHSGERPYECKECGKAFYDSSTLTKHLRTHSGERPYECKECGKAFSRSSHLKIHIRTHSGERPYECTGCGKAFSRSSHLKLHIRTHGGQRPCEFKECRKGFSWSSTQDS; encoded by the exons AACACAATATTATTTGAGGATGTGGCTCTGGATTTTAGCCAGGATGAGTGGGCTTTGTTGGATTTTTCTCAGAAGAAACTGTACACAGATGTGATGATGGAAACCTTTCAGAACctgtgctcag TTTTTCAACAGGATAATAATGGGCAAAATTTGTCTCTGAAGAATGACTCCTGGTTCTCCATGTTGGGAATAATATGCGAAATACATGACAGTGACTATCACCAGAACAAACAGGAAAG AAAAAATACGTTAGAGAGCCTCAATGCAACTGAAGAAGATAGAGAAAAGGCATATAAAGAACATAATCAGTGTGGCAAAACTCTCAGTTGGATTGCAGAATTTACTAGACTCAAAAGAACTTCTATTGGAGTAACTCCTTCTGAGTGCAAGGAGTCTGGAAAAGCCTTCATGGACCATTCATCATTTAAGAATCAATGCACATCTCATAATGGATGCAAACCTGACCGATATAAGAAATGTGGAAAAACTGGTCATTGTCCCTCTTACATAAAACTTCATTCAAGAACGCTTACTGGTGAGCAACTTTGGGAATGTAAGAATTGTGGGGAACTCTGTAGTTGCTCCTCATCCCtcacaaaacatttaaaaactcacAGCAGAAAGAAATGTTGTGAATGTAAAAAATGTAGGTATGTTTCAAAGTTTAATACACAGTTGAGAAATCACAGTGCGGAGAGGCTGTTCAACAGTAAGAAATGTGGGAGAGCCTTTAATGATTCATCAGCCGTCAGTAGACATCTAAGAACTCACAGAAGAGAGAAGCCctttgaatgtaaggaatgtgggaaagactTTAGGTATGTTTCAGAGCTCAGCACACATTTAAGAACGCACAGTGGCGAGAGGCCTTATgactgtaaggaatgtgggaaagcctttattgATTCATCAACTCTCACTAGGCATCTTAGAGTTCACAGTGGAGAaaagccttatgaatgtaaggaatgtgggaaatcaTTTTGTGAATCCTCAACCCTCACTAACCATCTACGAACTCACAGCGGAGAAAGACCTtatgaatgtaaagaatgtgggaaagctttcaGTCGTTCTTCATACCTTAGAGGTCACATTaaaactcacagtggagagaggccttataattgtcaggaatgtggaaaagcctttagtcGGTTTTCAAACCTTAAGATCCACAttagaactcacagtggagagaggccttatgaatgtaaggaatgtgggaaagcctttagtcAGTCCTCACACCTCATAATCCATATTAGAACTCACATTgaagagaggccttatgaatgtaaagaatgtggcaaagtcttcagtcacatttctagGCTGACTAGACATTTAAGAACTCAcaatggagagaggccttatgaatgtaagcagtgtgggaaagcctttattaATTCCTCATGCCTCACTACACATCtaagaactcacagtggagagaggccttatgaatgtaaggaatgtgggaaagccttttatGATTCCTCAACCCTCACTAAACATTTAAGAacgcacagtggagagaggccttatgaatgtaaagaatgtgggaaagcctttagtcGCTCTTCACACCTCAAGATCCATAttagaactcacagtggagagaggccctaTGAATGTACgggatgtgggaaagcctttagtcGGTCTTCACACCTTAAGCTCCATATTAGAACTCATGGCGGACAGAGGCCTTGTGAATTTAAGGAATGTAGAAAAGGTTTTAGTTGGTCTTCAACTCAAGATTCATAA